A genomic segment from Propionispora hippei DSM 15287 encodes:
- a CDS encoding DUF5986 family protein, with product MDNIKLNDNLMRRIVRAVDKAIADDVPQYLREHHKETNNAIIHLRGDCINENLRKLVVGGDIEFVPFKRYVWQGRIIVDRAEKVTYTITTQKTLRAVPRKQRNKPHFLQTILYMENGGCEASVKQMTLMDFFPFEAEDLENDYNSIVEGLIDPTEGYRHYVIAYDADGSELRDIQLEFLDKDFNIIATASLNEYIKPDFARLTDVEPVNEDLSDETDGEARGLLAIKSGLRPKLREVSKQA from the coding sequence TTGGACAATATCAAACTTAACGATAACCTTATGCGTCGAATTGTCCGTGCTGTAGATAAAGCAATTGCCGATGATGTGCCGCAGTACCTGCGGGAGCATCACAAAGAAACCAACAACGCTATTATTCATCTTCGTGGTGACTGTATCAATGAAAATCTCCGCAAACTGGTAGTTGGAGGAGATATCGAGTTTGTTCCTTTTAAGCGGTATGTGTGGCAGGGCAGAATCATTGTAGACCGAGCCGAAAAGGTTACCTACACGATTACCACTCAGAAAACGCTTCGTGCCGTGCCGAGGAAACAGCGCAATAAACCACATTTTCTGCAGACCATCCTATATATGGAAAATGGTGGTTGCGAAGCATCTGTAAAGCAGATGACCCTTATGGATTTTTTCCCGTTTGAAGCAGAAGATCTGGAAAATGACTATAACTCCATTGTGGAAGGTCTGATTGACCCTACCGAGGGTTATCGCCATTACGTCATCGCCTACGATGCAGACGGCAGCGAACTCAGAGACATTCAGTTGGAGTTTCTGGATAAGGACTTCAATATAATCGCAACGGCATCTCTTAACGAATACATAAAGCCGGATTTTGCACGGCTTACAGATGTCGAGCCTGTTAATGAAGATCTTAGTGATGAGACTGATGGCGAAGCAAGGGGTCTGTTGGCGATTAAGTCTGGACTTCGCCCCAAATTACGGGAGGTTTCAAAACAGGCCTGA
- a CDS encoding DNA-binding protein — protein sequence MTAQEAAEKWGITKRRVQILCVENRIEGAQRLGTMWAIPQNTEKPADARIKKNHNNDSYEK from the coding sequence ATGACTGCTCAAGAAGCGGCTGAAAAATGGGGTATTACAAAACGAAGAGTACAAATACTTTGTGTGGAGAACCGGATTGAAGGTGCTCAACGTTTAGGAACTATGTGGGCGATACCTCAAAATACAGAGAAGCCTGCAGATGCAAGAATTAAAAAAAACCATAATAACGATAGTTATGAGAAATAG
- the rlmD gene encoding 23S rRNA (uracil(1939)-C(5))-methyltransferase RlmD: MKKNIATPPVRKGGIYSLDIVSLGHSGEGVGRVEDFTVFVPQALPGEKVKAKIIEVKKNYAKGVLLTVESASPRRITAKCPIYKSCGGCQLQHLTYEGQLESKRQTVVDAITRIGKLDGVPVHATLGCTEPWYYRNKMQFPVGLTDGTVVAGCFAQGTHTIIPTTECTIQHQANNVILQEVQAALHEFGISVYDENTGTGLVRHVLGRVGVATGEVMVVLVTAAKHLPYKEQIIDRLKNRILGLVSVIQNVNGRKTNVIMGEETQTLWGRDTITDRLGDFNFAISARSFFQVNTVQAEVLYKKALEYADLSGQEVVIDAYCGTGTISLFLAQKAKKVYGIEIVEPAICDARLNAERNQVKNAEFIVGDAVDVLPRLFKEGLRPDVIVVDPPRAGCDRQVLETFVNMKPQRIVYVSCNPSSLARDLAVLNEQGYETQEVQPVDMFPQTYHIEVVALLEKK, encoded by the coding sequence GTGAAAAAGAATATTGCTACTCCGCCGGTAAGAAAAGGCGGTATATACAGTCTGGATATTGTCAGCCTGGGCCATAGTGGCGAAGGTGTTGGGCGAGTGGAGGACTTTACTGTTTTTGTACCGCAGGCATTGCCGGGAGAGAAAGTTAAGGCAAAAATCATAGAGGTTAAAAAGAATTATGCCAAGGGAGTATTGCTGACCGTTGAATCAGCCTCTCCCCGGCGAATAACTGCAAAATGTCCGATCTATAAGTCCTGTGGCGGCTGTCAACTGCAGCACCTTACCTATGAAGGACAATTGGAAAGTAAACGGCAGACTGTGGTTGATGCGATTACCCGGATTGGAAAGCTGGACGGAGTTCCTGTCCACGCTACTTTAGGGTGTACCGAACCCTGGTATTACCGAAATAAAATGCAGTTTCCCGTAGGTTTGACAGACGGAACCGTAGTGGCCGGCTGCTTTGCCCAGGGAACGCATACTATTATTCCCACGACCGAATGCACCATCCAGCATCAGGCGAACAATGTGATTCTGCAGGAAGTGCAAGCCGCTTTACATGAGTTTGGGATTAGCGTTTATGATGAAAATACCGGCACAGGTCTGGTGCGCCATGTATTGGGACGGGTAGGGGTAGCTACCGGTGAAGTGATGGTTGTCTTGGTTACTGCCGCTAAGCACCTGCCTTACAAAGAACAAATCATTGACCGATTGAAAAATCGCATTCTCGGTCTGGTGAGCGTCATTCAAAATGTAAATGGCCGGAAGACCAATGTCATCATGGGCGAGGAGACACAAACACTTTGGGGACGGGATACCATTACCGACCGTCTGGGAGATTTCAACTTTGCTATTTCGGCCCGTTCTTTCTTTCAGGTAAATACCGTACAGGCAGAAGTGCTGTATAAAAAAGCTTTGGAATACGCTGATCTTTCCGGCCAGGAAGTGGTCATTGACGCATACTGTGGGACGGGAACAATCAGCCTGTTTTTGGCGCAAAAGGCCAAGAAAGTATATGGAATAGAGATAGTGGAACCGGCTATTTGTGATGCCCGGCTTAATGCCGAGCGCAATCAAGTGAAGAACGCCGAATTTATCGTTGGTGATGCCGTGGACGTACTGCCGCGCCTGTTTAAAGAAGGCCTGCGACCGGACGTCATTGTCGTCGATCCGCCTCGTGCCGGCTGTGATCGCCAGGTGCTCGAGACCTTTGTTAATATGAAACCTCAGCGTATTGTCTATGTATCTTGCAATCCATCCTCCCTCGCCAGAGACTTGGCGGTACTTAACGAACAAGGATACGAAACACAGGAAGTTCAGCCGGTGGATATGTTTCCGCAGACTTACCACATTGAGGTAGTAGCACTGCTGGAGAAAAAATAA
- a CDS encoding MvaI/BcnI family restriction endonuclease, with translation MVSRDLNNLIHRLSEIKDLGWIENKRYGNQGGVGNTLEDLLEISENNLQLPDFGEWEIKSQRAETSSLLTLFHSEPKPRNARFVPKILLPKYGWPHQEAGTTYPDYEMSFRQTISASSYSDRGFTVGVDRENEKIFITFDSGKIASHHDHWKNSVADRIGLSELNPIPFWDFHDIESKISAKLKNTLYVKATTKRENGIEYYHYEHFEVYTGLDIDNFVSLVEEGQVYIDFDARTGHNHGTKFRVRPAYKNRLYNEQLEI, from the coding sequence TTGGTTTCAAGAGACCTAAATAATTTGATTCATCGACTTTCTGAAATAAAAGATTTGGGATGGATTGAAAATAAACGTTACGGTAATCAAGGTGGAGTTGGCAACACGTTAGAGGACCTCTTAGAAATTTCAGAAAATAATTTGCAATTACCTGATTTTGGTGAATGGGAAATAAAAAGTCAAAGAGCAGAAACAAGTTCTTTACTAACTTTATTTCATAGTGAGCCCAAACCTCGAAATGCAAGATTTGTTCCTAAAATATTACTACCTAAATATGGTTGGCCACATCAGGAAGCAGGCACTACATATCCAGACTATGAAATGAGTTTTCGCCAGACAATAAGTGCATCGAGTTATAGTGACCGAGGGTTCACCGTTGGTGTCGATAGAGAAAACGAGAAAATTTTTATAACATTTGATTCTGGAAAAATAGCATCTCATCATGACCATTGGAAAAATTCTGTTGCAGATCGAATAGGCCTCTCTGAGCTGAATCCTATACCTTTTTGGGACTTTCATGATATTGAAAGTAAAATTTCCGCAAAATTAAAAAATACGCTTTATGTTAAAGCTACGACAAAAAGAGAAAACGGTATTGAATATTATCACTATGAGCACTTCGAAGTTTATACCGGACTTGATATTGATAATTTTGTTTCTTTAGTTGAAGAAGGACAAGTATATATCGATTTTGACGCCAGAACAGGTCATAACCATGGCACAAAATTCAGGGTCCGCCCTGCATATAAAAATCGACTTTATAATGAACAACTTGAAATTTAA
- a CDS encoding Lon protease family protein, which translates to MTNWQELPADKLHFICDERLLDFETTQTVSPLDVMIGQTRAVKAVEFGLYTQNSGYNIFISGLVGTGKITYAKAAVTKRAAQKQELPLDWCYVNNFHNAAQPKALSLPAGMGAKFQQDMQVLMDELKTGIAKVFSGDEYEQSRAELIKTFQDKRTLIVEGFNKKAEEMGIQPQWSTTGFAGLPIVDNKVLTQEEFQNLDVTQREEIEKKALLLHDKAAEVIRHLQVVEREVREELKSLDSRIGLFAVGHLIDSLTEKYADFTEVTAYLEAVKKDIVTHINEFKPHNEEEQNPLMLFKRNMQETGKEKYKVNLVVDNGASRGAPVVVETNPTYYNLVGRVEYETRMGMVSTDYTMIKAGALHRANGGYLILNIRDVLTNIGAWEALKRVLKTKKLYIENLGEQYGMLAMASLKPEPVPVDVKVVLVGSPQIYYLLYNYDEDFRKLFKVHADFDVQMNNNPENIKRLAGFISSTVNRKELKPFDRVAVAKVIEYSCRLAQSQKKLTTRFNEVVEILCEADVWATLDNSELVRAEHVKQAIEEKRYRSNKYEERLQEMFADGKFLIDTDEEKVGQVNGLAVMAVGEYMFGKPSRITANTYLGKSGVINIERETKMSGTSHTKGVMILSGYMGEKFAQRQPLTLTASLTFEQTYDGVDGDSASSTELYAILSSLSDLPIKQYIAVTGSVNQKGEIQPIGGATQKIEGFFEVCKIKGLTGKQGVMIPWQNVDDLTLNDEVVEAVRQGSFHIYPVKTIDEGIEILTGTPAGQLQADGTYPLNTVHDLVEKKLKEYMQTLIKLGKSADNEK; encoded by the coding sequence ATGACTAACTGGCAGGAACTACCGGCAGATAAGTTGCACTTTATATGTGATGAAAGGTTGCTTGATTTTGAAACGACCCAGACGGTTTCGCCGCTGGACGTTATGATTGGCCAGACCAGGGCGGTAAAAGCGGTTGAATTCGGGCTATATACTCAAAATTCCGGCTACAATATTTTTATTTCCGGCCTGGTCGGTACGGGAAAGATTACCTATGCTAAGGCGGCCGTGACTAAGCGGGCGGCACAAAAGCAAGAATTGCCGCTTGACTGGTGTTATGTGAATAATTTTCATAATGCGGCGCAGCCCAAAGCACTTTCCCTGCCGGCCGGTATGGGCGCTAAATTTCAGCAGGATATGCAAGTGCTCATGGACGAGCTGAAAACTGGTATAGCCAAAGTATTCAGCGGCGATGAGTACGAACAATCCCGCGCCGAGTTGATTAAAACCTTTCAGGATAAACGTACGCTCATTGTGGAAGGGTTTAATAAAAAAGCAGAGGAAATGGGGATACAGCCTCAGTGGTCTACTACCGGTTTTGCCGGTCTGCCCATTGTGGATAATAAAGTACTGACCCAGGAGGAATTTCAAAATCTGGATGTCACACAGCGGGAAGAGATTGAGAAAAAGGCGCTGCTGCTGCACGACAAGGCTGCCGAGGTTATTCGTCACCTGCAGGTAGTGGAACGGGAAGTACGGGAAGAACTTAAAAGTTTGGACAGCCGTATCGGTTTGTTTGCGGTTGGGCATTTGATTGATAGTTTAACCGAAAAATATGCGGACTTTACCGAAGTTACGGCCTATCTGGAGGCTGTTAAGAAAGACATTGTTACTCATATTAATGAATTTAAGCCGCACAACGAAGAAGAGCAAAATCCGCTGATGCTGTTTAAGCGGAATATGCAGGAGACGGGAAAAGAAAAGTACAAGGTCAATCTTGTCGTTGATAATGGAGCTAGCCGGGGGGCACCGGTTGTGGTGGAAACCAACCCGACTTACTATAATCTGGTAGGACGGGTCGAATATGAAACCCGCATGGGAATGGTTAGCACCGACTATACCATGATTAAGGCCGGCGCCTTGCATCGGGCCAATGGCGGCTATTTAATTTTAAATATCCGTGATGTACTGACCAATATCGGTGCCTGGGAAGCCTTGAAGCGGGTATTAAAGACTAAAAAGCTGTATATCGAAAATCTGGGGGAGCAATACGGCATGCTGGCCATGGCTTCATTAAAACCGGAACCCGTACCGGTAGATGTAAAGGTCGTGTTGGTCGGCAGTCCGCAAATCTATTATCTACTGTACAATTATGACGAGGATTTCCGGAAGCTGTTTAAGGTTCATGCCGATTTTGATGTCCAAATGAATAATAATCCGGAGAATATCAAAAGACTGGCCGGATTTATTAGTTCTACGGTAAATCGAAAAGAACTTAAACCTTTTGACCGGGTGGCTGTGGCCAAAGTCATTGAATACTCCTGTCGTCTGGCCCAGAGTCAGAAGAAACTGACTACCCGGTTTAATGAGGTTGTGGAAATTTTGTGTGAGGCCGATGTATGGGCCACGCTGGATAACAGCGAGCTTGTCCGGGCTGAGCATGTTAAACAAGCTATTGAAGAGAAGCGATACCGGTCGAATAAGTACGAAGAACGTTTGCAGGAAATGTTTGCCGACGGGAAATTTTTAATTGATACCGATGAAGAAAAAGTGGGGCAGGTTAACGGTCTGGCCGTTATGGCGGTCGGGGAGTATATGTTTGGTAAACCTTCCCGCATTACCGCCAACACCTATTTGGGTAAAAGCGGCGTAATCAATATTGAACGGGAAACAAAAATGAGCGGCACCAGCCACACCAAGGGTGTTATGATTTTAAGCGGGTATATGGGAGAAAAATTTGCCCAGCGCCAGCCGCTGACGCTGACAGCCAGCCTGACCTTTGAACAAACCTATGACGGTGTAGATGGCGACAGCGCTTCCAGTACCGAATTGTATGCCATCCTATCCAGTCTGTCGGACCTGCCAATCAAACAGTACATCGCTGTGACTGGCTCGGTCAATCAAAAAGGAGAAATTCAACCGATTGGCGGAGCTACTCAGAAAATCGAAGGCTTCTTTGAGGTCTGTAAGATCAAGGGTTTGACCGGCAAACAGGGTGTTATGATCCCCTGGCAGAATGTAGATGACCTTACACTCAACGACGAAGTGGTGGAGGCCGTCCGACAGGGAAGTTTCCATATCTATCCGGTCAAGACTATTGATGAAGGTATTGAAATTTTGACAGGTACTCCGGCCGGGCAGCTTCAGGCAGATGGCACCTATCCGCTCAATACGGTTCATGATTTGGTCGAGAAAAAGCTAAAAGAGTATATGCAAACCTTAATCAAATTGGGAAAAAGTGCGGATAATGAAAAATAA
- a CDS encoding CPBP family intramembrane glutamic endopeptidase, translating to MLPEKAGWNIGTVMAVHVLRIVTGLLLAQTVYPFWSGVSAFWIELVDRLTVLFLVWLVMVKSRVAWTEVGLSLNHAGRNGLWGLLAGVGLLTISIYSEKYYAAWLLLTPAQHPLAVQAQAAASWQQLLSPLFLAGVAAPVAEEALYRLLTFLPLRERWGVWGGTIGSAAIFTLMHFSVYWLGEMMVIGIGLALLYYWTGSLVSAIVAHSFVNASKILLLFFGVLPVT from the coding sequence ATGCTGCCGGAAAAAGCGGGCTGGAATATCGGTACGGTAATGGCCGTTCATGTGTTACGTATTGTAACCGGGTTGCTGCTGGCGCAGACCGTATATCCCTTTTGGTCTGGTGTTTCTGCTTTTTGGATTGAACTGGTCGATAGACTGACAGTGTTGTTTTTGGTTTGGTTAGTTATGGTTAAAAGCCGGGTGGCTTGGACGGAGGTCGGCCTCAGCCTGAATCATGCCGGCCGAAATGGTTTATGGGGATTATTAGCCGGGGTAGGGTTGCTGACCATTAGTATCTACAGTGAAAAATATTATGCCGCCTGGCTGCTCTTGACACCGGCACAGCATCCACTGGCCGTGCAGGCCCAGGCTGCCGCCTCCTGGCAACAATTGCTGTCCCCTTTATTTTTGGCCGGCGTGGCCGCACCGGTGGCGGAAGAGGCGTTATACCGACTGCTGACTTTTCTGCCACTGAGGGAACGTTGGGGAGTGTGGGGCGGAACGATAGGCAGTGCCGCTATATTTACGCTTATGCATTTTAGTGTGTACTGGTTAGGGGAAATGATGGTGATAGGAATTGGTCTTGCTCTTTTATATTATTGGACAGGATCATTAGTTAGCGCCATAGTGGCCCATTCCTTTGTTAATGCTAGTAAAATATTGCTGCTGTTTTTCGGTGTATTGCCTGTAACGTAA
- a CDS encoding DNA-methyltransferase, producing MVKHIIKCGDCLELIKEQEKASIDLLVTSPPYWAKRIYNGSGELGSEPTPEEYVKTLADYFDTFKPYIKKTGNLFINIGDTYFGSGAGAWNKYVDDNGDITQYQKERKEKYFTLKPLQPKIKQNGRLYQNKQLLLIPSRFAIEMQERGWILRDDIIWHKPNRIPASVKDRFNNMYEHVFHFVMAKSYYFDLDSVKVLGANGKMKNPGDIWAINTQPLDGDHTASFPEKLVEQIISCASPENGIVYDPFMGTGTSWIVSDRLNRNFIGHEINQGFCEYAKDRVEKTSRGENIAEIY from the coding sequence ATGGTAAAACATATTATCAAATGTGGCGATTGCCTTGAATTAATAAAAGAACAGGAAAAAGCGTCTATTGATTTGTTGGTGACTTCACCCCCATATTGGGCGAAGCGTATTTATAATGGCTCGGGAGAACTAGGATCTGAGCCAACACCAGAAGAATATGTTAAGACGTTAGCTGACTATTTTGATACTTTTAAACCATACATTAAGAAAACTGGAAATTTATTTATTAACATTGGTGATACATATTTTGGATCCGGAGCAGGGGCATGGAATAAATATGTTGATGACAATGGCGATATAACTCAATATCAAAAAGAAAGAAAAGAAAAATACTTTACATTAAAACCGTTGCAGCCGAAAATCAAACAAAATGGTAGACTGTACCAGAATAAACAATTGCTTCTAATACCATCGAGATTTGCCATTGAAATGCAAGAAAGAGGATGGATATTAAGGGATGATATAATTTGGCATAAACCTAATCGAATACCAGCTAGTGTTAAAGATAGATTCAACAATATGTATGAGCACGTTTTTCATTTTGTAATGGCAAAATCATATTACTTTGACCTTGATTCCGTAAAGGTATTGGGGGCTAATGGGAAAATGAAAAATCCTGGTGATATATGGGCAATAAATACTCAACCATTAGATGGCGACCATACAGCATCGTTCCCTGAAAAACTGGTAGAACAGATAATCTCATGTGCCTCACCAGAGAACGGAATTGTCTATGATCCATTTATGGGTACCGGCACTTCTTGGATAGTGAGCGACCGATTAAATAGAAACTTTATCGGACATGAAATTAATCAAGGGTTTTGTGAATATGCAAAAGATAGAGTTGAAAAAACATCAAGAGGTGAAAATATTGCCGAAATTTATTAA
- a CDS encoding helix-turn-helix domain-containing protein, whose translation MDKRIFNGKRLKNGRLFRGLTLTELADRTGISKQSLSLYENERNTPEHERVQALASSLSFPYDFFFQTDACETVTEVTYFRSLASATKMNRTSQSVKLEYVAKMYEVLLEYIDFPALNLPDVTFDGSDDEFDDKSTEDTQRQIESISQQIREFWGIGDAPIKNLQFLLEKNGIIVTGFDTLEDKIDAFSQRTIVGNNDMYFIAVALGKRPEGRIRFDMAHELGHLLLHPWSENLELITKEEFKVREKQANMFASALLLPQNSFGKDVQAYPTDLKYYQFLKKKWKASIQAMVYRSNQLGIITDNQFQYMMRQISKNGWRTKEPGDVSYALKENIFQGAIDLLIEEKILNPASILRTFKQYGITLYRQDIEELLHLREGTLYVEESKPQIIQLKRPDDTHRGNE comes from the coding sequence ATGGATAAAAGAATATTTAACGGTAAGCGCCTAAAAAACGGAAGACTCTTTAGGGGGCTTACACTTACTGAATTAGCTGATCGAACAGGTATCAGCAAACAATCACTTTCACTTTACGAGAATGAGCGAAATACACCGGAACATGAGCGAGTACAAGCTTTAGCCTCATCTTTAAGCTTTCCATACGATTTCTTCTTCCAAACGGATGCTTGTGAAACCGTGACGGAGGTAACCTATTTCCGTTCCCTTGCAAGTGCCACAAAGATGAATCGTACCTCACAAAGCGTAAAGTTAGAGTATGTGGCTAAAATGTATGAAGTTCTATTGGAATATATTGATTTTCCTGCTCTCAATTTGCCGGACGTAACCTTTGATGGCAGCGATGATGAGTTTGATGATAAGAGTACAGAGGATACCCAGCGGCAGATTGAATCCATTTCACAACAGATTAGAGAGTTTTGGGGTATTGGCGATGCTCCAATAAAAAATCTACAGTTCTTGCTTGAAAAGAACGGCATTATCGTAACCGGATTTGATACATTGGAAGATAAGATTGACGCATTCAGCCAGAGAACTATTGTCGGTAATAATGATATGTACTTTATAGCTGTTGCCCTTGGCAAGAGACCGGAAGGCAGAATCCGGTTTGATATGGCCCATGAACTTGGACACCTTCTGCTTCATCCATGGAGTGAGAACCTCGAACTCATTACAAAGGAAGAATTTAAGGTCCGTGAAAAACAGGCCAACATGTTTGCAAGTGCCTTGTTGCTGCCCCAAAACAGTTTTGGCAAAGATGTACAGGCATATCCTACAGACTTGAAGTATTACCAGTTTCTCAAGAAAAAATGGAAGGCTTCCATTCAAGCGATGGTTTACCGAAGCAATCAACTCGGTATCATTACCGATAACCAGTTCCAGTATATGATGCGTCAGATATCCAAAAACGGATGGCGCACCAAAGAACCCGGCGATGTTTCGTATGCTTTGAAGGAGAATATATTCCAAGGGGCTATCGACCTTCTTATTGAAGAGAAGATACTTAACCCCGCAAGCATCCTGCGGACTTTCAAACAGTACGGTATTACACTGTATCGCCAAGATATTGAGGAACTACTCCACCTGCGTGAGGGAACGCTTTATGTTGAGGAGAGCAAACCGCAAATCATACAGCTTAAACGCCCTGATGATACGCATAGAGGCAACGAATAA
- a CDS encoding DNA methyltransferase yields MQKIELKKHQEVKILPKFINISHERLCDCKPGHLSCIPAKQWILNQIGVWEFKYEERDIRDKKLHPATFPISMAKRVMEQFTHVGELVLDPFVGSGTTLVAAQDLARNAIGFDLKQEYIKIAESRIMQQSIVSDLIHNCQQIAVCDDARNIQEYIHEGIVKCVFTSPPYANLLNRERKNKSRRGDKRKNDQLGVVEQYSQDPRDLGTLEQADFENAIKEVFSSIKPLLAPKAHCIINITDAWIEGRRVPLHINVIKAMEDAGYQFRNTIIWDRRNIVNQIGIFGWPSSYITMGTTFEYILDFIVEPTVTK; encoded by the coding sequence ATGCAAAAGATAGAGTTGAAAAAACATCAAGAGGTGAAAATATTGCCGAAATTTATTAATATTTCCCATGAGAGGTTATGTGACTGTAAGCCGGGGCATTTATCTTGCATTCCAGCTAAACAGTGGATACTTAATCAAATAGGTGTTTGGGAATTCAAATATGAGGAAAGAGACATTAGAGATAAAAAGCTACACCCTGCAACGTTTCCAATAAGTATGGCTAAAAGAGTAATGGAGCAATTTACACATGTTGGGGAGTTGGTCTTAGATCCTTTTGTTGGCTCAGGAACCACCCTTGTTGCAGCACAGGATTTGGCAAGAAATGCTATTGGATTTGATTTAAAACAAGAATATATTAAAATCGCTGAAAGTAGGATAATGCAACAATCGATAGTCTCTGATTTGATTCATAATTGCCAGCAAATAGCAGTATGTGATGATGCTAGAAATATTCAAGAGTATATACATGAAGGAATAGTCAAATGTGTGTTCACTTCTCCGCCGTATGCAAATTTATTAAACCGAGAGCGTAAAAATAAAAGTAGACGTGGAGATAAACGTAAGAACGATCAACTAGGGGTTGTTGAACAATACAGTCAGGATCCAAGAGATTTGGGAACTCTAGAACAAGCAGACTTTGAAAATGCAATCAAAGAAGTGTTTTCATCCATAAAACCTCTGCTGGCTCCTAAAGCGCATTGTATAATAAATATTACCGATGCGTGGATAGAGGGACGAAGGGTGCCTCTTCATATCAATGTTATTAAAGCTATGGAGGATGCTGGATATCAGTTCAGAAACACAATAATATGGGATAGAAGAAATATTGTCAATCAAATTGGCATCTTCGGTTGGCCAAGTAGTTATATAACGATGGGCACTACATTCGAATATATTCTGGATTTTATTGTAGAACCGACAGTTACTAAATAG